One window of Hydractinia symbiolongicarpus strain clone_291-10 chromosome 3, HSymV2.1, whole genome shotgun sequence genomic DNA carries:
- the LOC130636266 gene encoding transmembrane and coiled-coil domain-containing protein 3-like isoform X1 yields MLELIWVVLCLNCCIGVHIPQDKLKKQPISVCQKLNIDNLFIHKATVDKKLHNTINIVKHNKKISNKAKQYRLQAINVFQREMNDSVTSLYNSVENLKSFLKGDFRSIQKLKETSKKRLEQLKTSMLKAEEEFNQIIEAEKEEQTETMKNKKNKNYDTVIKKFVHDMIGDVAIAADKLEGELNADSFEHGIREQNGKIDIETVIKVGGKEMDGGEDTEGVIMLIDSESNHFVLAKPKDSTITHVDHIFLKEIMYLLMLSFMFTLVCNLCKLPSIFACILSGVILGPSGYGYIKSIVQIETIGEFGVFFTLFSVGLEFSPDKLRKVLREAVTGTISTMLLFVLIGLFWGTVFGILPRQSFFVTLCLSFSSTPMVSKFLDNYKKSKKPSQEHENGISDDYWNLLFSMLFLQDSLLGLFMAVLPILAGHAEKGHSFAHVPVNRALHDWFHGTFGGPAEELFFTLVELAFALMGICFMAFVISKYLAAKVFRGLSLFGSHETLVFGISTLLFTITMLTEYFGVSMELGCFICGGIVGTMGEQTVKQVSVIVEPLKDFFAALFFASIGFHIFPSFVFSEIAIFIPITLLVISTKFLLTSTVLHQLLPIGNQSKWLVAAGLAQISEFSFVLGSRARRYGLIGREVYLTILSVTTLSLFLSPLVWRTVHSSVLHKHSWNMKSIIKRLKLPH; encoded by the exons ATGCTGGAGCTTATTTGGGTTGTATTATGTTTGAATTGTTGCATTGGTGTGCATATACCACAAGATAAATTAAAGAAACAGCCAATTAGTGTTTGTCAAAAGTTAAATATAGACAACTTGTTTATTCACAAAGCTACTGTGGATAAAAAACTTCATAATACAATAAATATTGTCAAACACAATAAAAAGATATCTAACAAAGCAAAACAATATCGATTGCAAGCTATTAACGTGTTCCAAAGAGAGATGAATGACTCTGTGACATCATTGTACAATTCAGtcgaaaatttaaaaagcttCTTGAAGGGAGACTTCCGCTCTATACAGAAACTgaaagaaactagcaaaaagaGACTAGAGCAGTTAAAGACCTCCATGTTAAAAGCAGAAGAAGAATTTAATCAGATTATAGAAGCTGAAAAAGAAGAACAAACTGAgacaatgaaaaataaaaaaaataaaaattacgatACCGTTATCAAAAAATTTGTTCACGACATGATAGGTGATGTTGCGATTGCAGCGGACAAATTAGAAGGTGAATTAAACGCAGATTCTTTCGAACATGGAATCAGGGAACAAAATGGCAAAATTGACATTGAAACTGTGATCAAAGTTGGAGGAAAAGAAATGGATG GTGGTGAGGACACGGAGGGTGTGATTATGCTTATTGATTCTGAATCAAATCACTTTGTGTTGGCAAAACCAAAGGATAGCACTATCACACATGTtgatcacatttttttaaaagaaataatgtaTCTGCTTATGTTGTCATTTATGTTTACACTGGTCTGCAACTTGTGTAAACTGCCCAGCATCTTTGCATGCATTCTGTCTGGTGTTATACTTGGTCCATCTGGGTATGGGTATATAAAG AGTATCGTTCAAATTGAAACCATTGGCGAATTTGGTGTCTTCTTTACTTTGTTTTCCGTTGGCTTGGAATTCTCACCTGACAAATTAAGAAAG GTATTGCGTGAAGCTGTAACTGGAACAATTTCAACAatgcttttgtttgttttaattggaCTGTTCTGGGGTACAGTGTTTGGTATTTTACCCAGACAAAGTTTTTTTGTGACTTTATGCTTATCCTTCAGTAGTACGCCCATGGTGTCAAAGTTCCTTGATAAttataaaaagtcaaaaaaac CATCACAAGAACATGAAAATGGCATTAGTGATGACTATTGGAATCTGCTTTTCTCTATGTTGTTTCTTCAAGATTCTTTACTTGGGCTTTTTATGGCTGTTCTTCCAATCCTTGCAGGCCATGCAGAGAAAGGTCATTCGTTTGCGCATGTACCAGTAAACAGAGCCTTACATGATTGGTTCCATGGTACTTTCGGAG GTCCCGCCGAAGAACTGTTTTTTACTCTTGTTGAGCTGGCTTTTGCTCTGATGGGAATATGTTTTATGGCGTTTGTTATATCCAAATATCTAGCAGCTAAAGTATTTAG GGGTTTAAGTTTATTTGGTTCACATGAAACTTTGGTTTTCGGAATTTCAACTTTATTATTCACCATCACCATG CTTACTGAATACTTTGGTGTGTCGATGGAATTGGGTTGTTTCATCTGTGGTGGGATTGTTGGAACTATGGGTGAGCAGACTGTTAAACAG GTATCGGTCATAGTGGAGCcgctaaaagatttttttgcagcactGTTTTTTGCTTCTATTG gTTTCCACATTTTTCCTTCATTCGTTTTCTCTGAGATAGCTATATTCATTCCAATTACGCTCCTTGTAATATCCACGAAG TTTCTGCTGACGTCAACAGTTTTGCATCAACTTCTACCAATTGGAAATCAGTCCAAATGGCTAGTAGCGGCAGGTTTGGCACAGATAAGCGAGTTCTCGTTTGTTTTGGGTAGTCGAGCCAGAAGATACGGTTTGATAGGCAGAGAG GTGTATCTTACCATTTTATCAGTAACCACGTTAAGTTTATTTCTGTCGCCACTGGTATGGAGAACGGTGCACTCCTCCGTTCTTCATAAACACTCCTGGAATATGAAATCGATTATCAAGAGATTAAAGTTACCACATTAA
- the LOC130636266 gene encoding transmembrane and coiled-coil domain-containing protein 3-like isoform X2: MLELIWVVLCLNCCIGVHIPQDKLKKQPISVCQKLNIDNLFIHKATVDKKLHNTINIVKHNKKISNKAKQYRLQAINVFQREMNDSVTSLYNSVENLKSFLKGDFRSIQKLKETSKKRLEQLKTSMLKAEEEFNQIIEAEKEEQTETMKNKKNKNYDTVIKKFVHDMIGDVAIAADKLEGELNADSFEHGIREQNGKIDIETVIKVGGKEMDGGEDTEGVIMLIDSESNHFVLAKPKDSTITHVDHIFLKEIMYLLMLSFMFTLVCNLCKLPSIFACILSGVILGPSGYGYIKSIVQIETIGEFGVFFTLFSVGLEFSPDKLRKVLREAVTGTISTMLLFVLIGLFWGTVFGILPRQSFFVTLCLSFSSTPMVSKFLDNYKKSKKPSQEHENGISDDYWNLLFSMLFLQDSLLGLFMAVLPILAGHAEKGHSFAHVPVNRALHDWFHGTFGGPAEELFFTLVELAFALMGICFMAFVISKYLAAKVFRGLSLFGSHETLVFGISTLLFTITMLTEYFGVSMELGCFICGGIVGTMGEQTVKQVSTFFLHSFSLR, translated from the exons ATGCTGGAGCTTATTTGGGTTGTATTATGTTTGAATTGTTGCATTGGTGTGCATATACCACAAGATAAATTAAAGAAACAGCCAATTAGTGTTTGTCAAAAGTTAAATATAGACAACTTGTTTATTCACAAAGCTACTGTGGATAAAAAACTTCATAATACAATAAATATTGTCAAACACAATAAAAAGATATCTAACAAAGCAAAACAATATCGATTGCAAGCTATTAACGTGTTCCAAAGAGAGATGAATGACTCTGTGACATCATTGTACAATTCAGtcgaaaatttaaaaagcttCTTGAAGGGAGACTTCCGCTCTATACAGAAACTgaaagaaactagcaaaaagaGACTAGAGCAGTTAAAGACCTCCATGTTAAAAGCAGAAGAAGAATTTAATCAGATTATAGAAGCTGAAAAAGAAGAACAAACTGAgacaatgaaaaataaaaaaaataaaaattacgatACCGTTATCAAAAAATTTGTTCACGACATGATAGGTGATGTTGCGATTGCAGCGGACAAATTAGAAGGTGAATTAAACGCAGATTCTTTCGAACATGGAATCAGGGAACAAAATGGCAAAATTGACATTGAAACTGTGATCAAAGTTGGAGGAAAAGAAATGGATG GTGGTGAGGACACGGAGGGTGTGATTATGCTTATTGATTCTGAATCAAATCACTTTGTGTTGGCAAAACCAAAGGATAGCACTATCACACATGTtgatcacatttttttaaaagaaataatgtaTCTGCTTATGTTGTCATTTATGTTTACACTGGTCTGCAACTTGTGTAAACTGCCCAGCATCTTTGCATGCATTCTGTCTGGTGTTATACTTGGTCCATCTGGGTATGGGTATATAAAG AGTATCGTTCAAATTGAAACCATTGGCGAATTTGGTGTCTTCTTTACTTTGTTTTCCGTTGGCTTGGAATTCTCACCTGACAAATTAAGAAAG GTATTGCGTGAAGCTGTAACTGGAACAATTTCAACAatgcttttgtttgttttaattggaCTGTTCTGGGGTACAGTGTTTGGTATTTTACCCAGACAAAGTTTTTTTGTGACTTTATGCTTATCCTTCAGTAGTACGCCCATGGTGTCAAAGTTCCTTGATAAttataaaaagtcaaaaaaac CATCACAAGAACATGAAAATGGCATTAGTGATGACTATTGGAATCTGCTTTTCTCTATGTTGTTTCTTCAAGATTCTTTACTTGGGCTTTTTATGGCTGTTCTTCCAATCCTTGCAGGCCATGCAGAGAAAGGTCATTCGTTTGCGCATGTACCAGTAAACAGAGCCTTACATGATTGGTTCCATGGTACTTTCGGAG GTCCCGCCGAAGAACTGTTTTTTACTCTTGTTGAGCTGGCTTTTGCTCTGATGGGAATATGTTTTATGGCGTTTGTTATATCCAAATATCTAGCAGCTAAAGTATTTAG GGGTTTAAGTTTATTTGGTTCACATGAAACTTTGGTTTTCGGAATTTCAACTTTATTATTCACCATCACCATG CTTACTGAATACTTTGGTGTGTCGATGGAATTGGGTTGTTTCATCTGTGGTGGGATTGTTGGAACTATGGGTGAGCAGACTGTTAAACAG gTTTCCACATTTTTCCTTCATTCGTTTTCTCTGAGATAG
- the LOC130636277 gene encoding prenylated Rab acceptor protein 1-like — protein sequence MATNLSLSDISGNIENTLSTASLSTDDRTRLQTMKQWFSARRSEVRPWGEFFNAKRFSKPSSAADISKRVFANIKLYQANYFAIFVLLAIYCIITSPLLLIGLSTSMGGCYYISTRGKGQPIKLLGREMSTTEQYGLVFLISLPLLFLASAGSTIFWIIGASIFVVMVHASMLAVNSSIEGMSDIQMQGIEVQ from the exons atggcGACGAATCTCAGCCTGAGCGACATTTCTGGGAATATAGAAAATACTCTTTCCACAGCATCCTTATCAACAGATGATAGGACAAGACTACAGACAATGAAACAATGGTTTTCTGCTAGAAGATCAGAAGTGAGACCATGGGGAGAATTCTTTAATGCAAAAAGGTTTTCAAAACCTTCTagtgctgctgatatcagcaaacGTGTCTTTGCAAATATTAAACTTTACCAAGcaaattattttgcaatttttgttttattggccATTTATTGCAT AATAACCTCACCACTTTTACTCATTGGTTTGTCAACATCAATGGGTGGATGTTATTATATATCAACAAGAGGAAAGGGACAACCCATCAAACTTTTAG GTAGAGAAATGTCCACAACAGAACAATATGGCTTGGTATTTTTGATCTCATTGCCCCTCCTGTTCCTTGCATCAGCAGGCTCCACAATTTTCTGGATAATAG GTGCCTCAATATTTGTTGTCATGGTGCATGCGTCAATGTTAGCAGTCAATTCGTCCATTGAAGGCATGTCTGACATACAGATGCAAGGAATCGAAGTACAATAA